From a region of the Streptomyces sp. NBC_00193 genome:
- a CDS encoding DUF2470 domain-containing protein — translation MSRPHGIPLPSAHRSSDPNETGSAFGDDKQGQPRPREGVRQLTGAERVRTLVESNASVSLTLPGAYDREELGTGLPAARTVTPDGDVILLVSGESAAARAAAHAQDDDLTAVIEITDVAPVSVPHRIRGRAWLAGWLTPVRGAADRAACAALLAERHPVGELLGLTESLDAPPAGRPAWMLLRLEVGEISVDDLWGAEHVDPELLAAAEPDPMVAHETELLQHLASSHGDRMGDLCGLLGSRETADLVAVPLALDRLGLRVRFTRGATAFDARFDFPEPVTDVCGLRRAMSTLFAG, via the coding sequence ATGTCTCGACCACATGGGATCCCCCTGCCCAGTGCGCACCGAAGTTCAGATCCAAACGAAACAGGATCTGCTTTCGGCGACGATAAGCAAGGTCAGCCGCGTCCCAGGGAAGGCGTTCGGCAGCTCACCGGAGCCGAACGCGTACGAACCCTCGTAGAGTCCAACGCCTCAGTATCCCTCACGCTCCCGGGTGCTTATGACCGGGAGGAGCTCGGGACAGGGCTGCCGGCCGCAAGGACCGTCACCCCGGACGGGGACGTGATTCTCCTGGTATCAGGGGAATCCGCGGCTGCCAGGGCAGCCGCTCACGCCCAGGACGACGACCTCACCGCCGTGATCGAGATCACGGATGTGGCGCCGGTGTCCGTGCCCCATCGTATCCGAGGCCGCGCCTGGCTCGCCGGGTGGCTCACGCCGGTGCGCGGAGCCGCCGACCGGGCGGCCTGCGCGGCGCTGCTGGCGGAGCGGCACCCGGTCGGAGAGCTCCTCGGCCTGACCGAGTCGCTCGACGCCCCGCCCGCCGGCCGGCCCGCGTGGATGCTGCTGCGCCTGGAGGTAGGCGAGATCTCGGTGGACGACCTGTGGGGCGCCGAGCACGTGGACCCGGAGCTGCTGGCCGCGGCCGAGCCCGACCCGATGGTGGCCCACGAGACGGAGCTCCTCCAGCACCTGGCCTCTTCGCACGGAGACCGGATGGGTGATCTGTGCGGCCTGCTGGGCAGCCGGGAGACGGCGGACCTCGTCGCGGTCCCCCTCGCCCTGGACCGGCTGGGCCTGCGCGTGCGCTTCACCCGCGGCGCCACCGCCTTCGACGCCCGCTTCGACTTCCCGGAGCCGGTGACCGACGTCTGCGGCCTGCGCCGGGCCATGAGCACCCTGTTCGCCGGCTGA
- a CDS encoding MBL fold metallo-hydrolase: protein MLIAGFPAGAWGTNCYVVAPAAGEECVIIDPGHQATQGVEETLKKHRLKPVAVVLTHGHIDHVASVVPVCGAHDVPAWIHPEDRFMMSDPEKALGRSLGAQLMGELTVGEPSDVKELTDGAKLALAGMELTVSHAPGHTRGSVTFGMPEAADIPPLLFSGDLLFAGSIGRTDFPGGSHADMLESLARVCLPLDDSTVVLPGHNEHTTIGRERATNPYLRQVAAGLGDGFTSPRRGM, encoded by the coding sequence GTGCTGATTGCCGGATTCCCCGCCGGGGCCTGGGGGACCAACTGTTACGTGGTCGCCCCCGCCGCCGGTGAGGAGTGCGTCATCATCGACCCGGGCCACCAGGCCACCCAGGGTGTCGAAGAGACGCTGAAGAAGCATCGGCTCAAGCCCGTCGCGGTCGTCCTCACCCATGGCCACATCGATCATGTGGCCTCGGTGGTCCCGGTGTGCGGAGCACACGACGTACCGGCCTGGATCCACCCCGAGGACCGCTTCATGATGAGCGACCCGGAGAAGGCCCTCGGCCGTTCCCTCGGAGCCCAGCTCATGGGCGAGCTCACGGTGGGGGAGCCCTCCGACGTCAAGGAACTGACGGACGGCGCGAAGCTCGCCCTGGCCGGCATGGAGCTCACCGTGTCGCACGCCCCCGGGCATACCAGGGGGTCGGTGACCTTCGGGATGCCCGAGGCGGCGGACATCCCGCCGCTGCTGTTCTCGGGCGACCTGCTCTTCGCCGGCTCCATCGGGCGTACCGACTTCCCCGGCGGCAGCCACGCCGACATGCTCGAATCGCTGGCCCGCGTGTGCCTGCCGCTCGACGATTCGACCGTGGTGCTGCCCGGACACAACGAGCACACGACCATTGGCCGTGAGCGAGCCACCAACCCGTACCTGCGGCAGGTGGCCGCCGGCCTGGGAGACGGTTTCACGTCTCCACGACGAGGAATGTGA
- the rpsD gene encoding 30S ribosomal protein S4, producing the protein MNQKRPKVKKSRALGIALTPKAVKYFEARPYPPGEHGRGRKQNSDYKVRLLEKQRLRAQYDISERQMARAYDRAKKAEGKTGEALVVELERRLDALVLRSGIARTIYQARQMVVHGHIEVNGDKVDKPSFRVRPDDVITVRERSREKVPFQVAREGGYAGEGETPRYLQVNLKALAFRLDRDPNRKEIPVICDEQLVVEYYAR; encoded by the coding sequence GTGAACCAGAAGCGACCCAAGGTCAAGAAGTCGCGTGCCCTCGGCATTGCGCTGACCCCGAAGGCCGTCAAGTACTTCGAGGCCCGCCCCTACCCGCCGGGCGAGCACGGCCGTGGCCGCAAGCAGAACTCGGACTACAAGGTTCGTCTGCTGGAGAAGCAGCGTCTGCGCGCTCAGTACGACATCTCTGAGCGTCAGATGGCCCGCGCGTACGACCGCGCCAAGAAGGCCGAAGGCAAGACGGGCGAGGCGCTGGTCGTCGAGCTCGAGCGTCGCCTCGACGCCCTGGTTCTGCGTTCGGGCATCGCCCGCACCATCTACCAGGCTCGCCAGATGGTCGTTCACGGCCACATCGAGGTCAACGGCGACAAGGTCGACAAGCCGTCGTTCCGCGTCCGTCCGGACGACGTCATCACGGTGCGCGAGCGCAGCCGCGAGAAGGTTCCGTTCCAGGTTGCCCGTGAGGGTGGCTACGCAGGCGAGGGCGAAACCCCGCGTTACCTGCAGGTCAACCTGAAGGCCCTGGCCTTCCGCCTGGACCGCGACCCGAACCGCAAGGAAATTCCGGTCATCTGCGACGAGCAGCTCGTCGTCGAGTACTACGCCCGCTGA
- a CDS encoding replication-associated recombination protein A, with protein sequence MEPDLFTAAAEDRQAKDPSSSPLAVRMRPRTLDEVVGQQHLLKPGSPLRRLVGDGAGGPAGASSVILWGPPGIGKTTLAYVVSQATKKRFVELSAITAGVKEVRAVIEGAKRAAGGYGKDTVLFLDEIHRFSKAQQDSLLPAVENRWVTLIAATTENPYFSIISPLLSRSLLLTLEPLTDEDLSALMHRALTEERGLGGAVTLPADAEAHLLRIAGGDARRALTALEAGAGSAIAKGEAEITLQTVEEAVDRAAVKYDRDGDQHYDVASALIKSIRGSDVDAALHYLARMIEAGEDPRFIARRLMISASEDIGLADPTALPLAVAAAQAVAMIGFPEASLTLSHVTIALALAPKSNTATTAIGAALADVRAGLAGTVPAHLRDGHYKGAAKLGHAVGYVYPHDVPGAIAAQQYAPDAVHGKRYYEPTRYGAEARYADVVEKVRERLRGAGS encoded by the coding sequence GTGGAACCAGACCTCTTCACCGCAGCCGCCGAAGACCGCCAGGCGAAGGACCCCTCCAGTTCTCCGCTCGCCGTCCGGATGCGCCCGCGCACCCTGGACGAGGTCGTCGGTCAGCAGCACCTGCTGAAGCCCGGCTCCCCGCTCAGGCGGCTCGTCGGGGACGGGGCGGGCGGTCCCGCCGGTGCCTCCTCGGTGATCCTGTGGGGCCCGCCGGGCATCGGGAAGACCACGCTCGCGTACGTGGTGAGCCAGGCGACGAAGAAGCGGTTCGTCGAGCTGTCCGCGATCACCGCCGGCGTGAAGGAAGTACGGGCCGTCATCGAGGGCGCCAAGCGGGCGGCCGGCGGGTACGGCAAGGACACGGTCCTCTTCCTCGACGAGATCCACCGCTTCAGCAAGGCGCAGCAGGACTCGCTGCTGCCGGCCGTGGAGAACCGCTGGGTCACGCTGATCGCCGCAACCACGGAGAACCCGTACTTCTCGATCATCTCCCCGCTGCTGTCGCGCTCCCTGCTGCTGACGCTGGAACCGCTGACGGACGAGGACCTGAGCGCCCTGATGCACCGGGCGCTGACGGAGGAGCGGGGCCTCGGCGGCGCGGTCACCCTGCCGGCGGACGCCGAGGCGCACCTGCTGCGGATCGCCGGCGGCGACGCGCGGCGGGCGCTGACGGCGCTGGAGGCGGGGGCGGGCTCGGCGATCGCCAAGGGCGAGGCGGAGATCACCCTCCAGACGGTGGAGGAGGCCGTCGACCGGGCCGCGGTGAAGTACGACCGCGACGGCGACCAGCACTACGACGTGGCCAGCGCGCTGATCAAGTCGATCCGGGGCTCGGACGTGGACGCGGCGCTGCACTATCTGGCACGCATGATCGAAGCGGGGGAGGACCCCCGGTTCATCGCCCGCCGGCTGATGATCTCGGCGAGCGAGGACATCGGGCTGGCCGACCCGACGGCCCTGCCCCTCGCGGTGGCGGCCGCCCAGGCCGTGGCGATGATCGGCTTCCCGGAGGCCTCGCTCACGCTGTCGCACGTGACGATCGCGCTGGCGCTGGCCCCGAAGTCGAACACCGCGACGACGGCGATCGGCGCGGCGCTGGCCGATGTCCGGGCGGGGCTGGCGGGGACCGTGCCGGCGCACCTCCGGGACGGGCACTACAAGGGCGCGGCGAAGCTGGGGCACGCGGTGGGGTACGTGTACCCGCACGACGTGCCCGGCGCGATTGCCGCGCAGCAGTACGCGCCGGATGCGGTGCACGGCAAGCGCTACTACGAGCCGACCCGGTACGGGGCCGAAGCCCGCTACGCGGACGTGGTGGAAAAGGTCCGCGAGCGGCTCCGGGGCGCCGGGTCGTAA
- a CDS encoding vitamin K epoxide reductase family protein, translated as MTTRGTDTDTAEPRTAVGGSRALALLLVITGAAGLLAAWVITIDKFKLLEDPDFVPGCSLNPIVSCGNIMKSDQASVFGFPNPMLGLVAYGIVVCVGMSLLARARFPRWYWLTLNAGMLFGVGFCMWLMYQSLYNINSLCLWCSLAWVATIVMFWYVTSHNVRNRMLPAPGWLRGLFDEFTWVLPVLHIGIIGMLILTRWWDFWTS; from the coding sequence ATGACGACACGAGGGACCGATACGGACACCGCCGAGCCGCGGACGGCCGTCGGCGGCAGCCGGGCGCTCGCCCTGCTGCTGGTGATCACGGGAGCCGCGGGACTGCTCGCCGCCTGGGTCATCACGATCGACAAGTTCAAGCTGCTGGAGGACCCGGACTTCGTCCCGGGCTGCAGCCTCAACCCGATCGTCTCCTGCGGCAACATCATGAAGAGCGACCAGGCGTCCGTCTTCGGGTTCCCGAACCCGATGCTGGGGCTGGTCGCCTACGGCATCGTCGTGTGCGTCGGCATGAGCCTGCTCGCGCGGGCGCGTTTCCCGCGCTGGTACTGGCTCACCCTGAACGCCGGGATGCTCTTCGGCGTCGGCTTCTGCATGTGGCTGATGTACCAGTCGCTCTACAACATCAACTCGCTGTGCCTGTGGTGCTCCCTGGCCTGGGTCGCCACCATCGTCATGTTCTGGTACGTGACCTCGCACAACGTCCGCAACCGGATGCTGCCGGCCCCCGGCTGGCTGCGCGGCCTCTTCGACGAGTTCACCTGGGTGCTGCCCGTCCTGCACATCGGGATCATCGGCATGCTGATCCTGACCCGCTGGTGGGACTTCTGGACCTCCTGA
- the hisS gene encoding histidine--tRNA ligase, which yields MSTFQAPKGTYDLLPPRSATFLAVREAISAPLKNSGYGYVETPGFENVELFSRGVGESTDIVSKEMYTLTTKGGDQLALRPEGTASVLRAALQGNLHKLGGLPVKLWYSGSYYRYERAQAGRYRHFSQVGAEAIGAEDPALDAELIILADQAYRSLGLRNFRILLNSLGDKECRPVYREALQAFLRGLDLDAETVRRAEINPLRVLDDKRADVQKQLVGAPMLRDYLCDACKAYHEEVRALVTAAGVAFEDDEKLVRGLDYYTRTTFEFVHDGLGSQSAVGGGGRYDGLSEMIGGPALPSVGWALGVDRTVLALEAEGVELDIPSATSVFAVALGAAKPVLFGLVTELRRAGVAADISYGGKGLKGAMKDANRSGARFAVVAGDRDLEEGVVQLKDMQSGEQTPVAVADVVATVKARLA from the coding sequence GTGAGTACTTTTCAGGCCCCCAAGGGCACGTACGACCTGCTGCCGCCCCGCTCTGCGACCTTCCTGGCGGTGCGCGAGGCGATCTCCGCGCCCCTGAAGAACTCCGGCTACGGATACGTGGAGACCCCCGGCTTCGAGAACGTCGAGCTCTTCTCGCGCGGCGTCGGCGAGTCCACCGACATCGTCAGCAAGGAGATGTACACCCTCACCACGAAGGGCGGCGACCAGCTCGCCCTGCGCCCCGAGGGCACCGCCTCCGTGCTCCGCGCCGCCCTGCAGGGCAACCTGCACAAGCTCGGCGGCCTGCCCGTCAAGCTCTGGTACTCCGGCTCCTACTACCGCTACGAGCGGGCCCAGGCGGGCCGCTACCGCCACTTCTCCCAGGTCGGCGCCGAGGCGATCGGAGCCGAGGACCCGGCCCTGGACGCCGAGCTGATCATCCTGGCCGACCAGGCGTACCGCTCGCTGGGGCTGCGCAACTTCCGCATCCTGCTGAACTCGCTCGGCGACAAGGAGTGCCGCCCGGTGTACCGGGAGGCCCTCCAGGCCTTCCTGCGCGGGCTCGACCTCGACGCGGAGACCGTGCGACGGGCCGAGATCAACCCGCTGCGCGTGCTCGACGACAAGCGGGCCGACGTGCAGAAGCAGCTCGTCGGCGCCCCGATGCTGCGCGACTACCTCTGCGACGCCTGCAAGGCGTACCACGAGGAGGTGCGGGCGCTGGTGACGGCGGCCGGGGTCGCCTTCGAGGACGACGAGAAGCTCGTGCGCGGCCTGGACTACTACACCCGCACCACCTTCGAGTTCGTCCACGACGGTCTGGGCTCCCAGTCCGCGGTGGGCGGCGGCGGCCGCTACGACGGCCTCTCCGAGATGATCGGCGGACCGGCGCTGCCTTCGGTGGGCTGGGCGCTGGGCGTCGACCGTACGGTGCTGGCGCTCGAGGCGGAGGGGGTCGAACTGGACATCCCGTCCGCGACCTCCGTCTTCGCGGTGGCGCTCGGTGCGGCGAAGCCGGTGCTGTTCGGTCTGGTGACCGAGCTGCGGCGGGCCGGTGTCGCGGCGGACATCTCCTACGGGGGCAAGGGCCTCAAGGGTGCGATGAAGGACGCGAACCGGAGCGGGGCCCGCTTCGCGGTGGTCGCGGGGGACCGTGACCTCGAAGAGGGCGTGGTCCAGCTGAAGGACATGCAGTCCGGGGAGCAGACGCCGGTGGCTGTCGCCGACGTGGTGGCTACGGTCAAGGCGCGCCTGGCCTGA
- a CDS encoding ABC transporter permease, giving the protein MSTETGTGKTTGTRTRAGTGTGTGGAGALPGAWSLGVSRGVLEIRQFVRQRDAVIFTFAFPIVFLALFASIFSEGMEGTGVTASQMYAAGMVAAGIMSTSFQSLGISIAVERDEKVLRRLRGTPMPPAAYFLGKVWMVLATGLAETAILLLVGSTLFDLDLPTSASKWLTFAWIFTLGLAGCALLGIAISSLPKSGKSASSVVVLPFLILQFISGVFIPVHQIPDWLLNIGALFPLKWMCQGLRGVFLPESAAVLEQAGGWEYGRVALVLGAWVVGGLVLCLMTFKWKNRRDG; this is encoded by the coding sequence ATGAGCACGGAGACCGGTACGGGCAAGACCACGGGCACGCGGACGCGCGCGGGCACGGGAACCGGCACGGGCGGGGCCGGGGCGCTGCCCGGTGCCTGGTCCCTCGGCGTGAGCCGCGGAGTGCTGGAGATCCGGCAGTTCGTCCGCCAGCGCGACGCGGTGATCTTCACCTTCGCCTTCCCCATCGTCTTCCTCGCGCTCTTCGCCTCGATCTTCAGCGAGGGCATGGAGGGCACCGGGGTCACCGCCTCCCAGATGTACGCGGCCGGCATGGTCGCCGCCGGCATCATGTCCACCAGCTTCCAGTCCCTCGGCATCTCCATCGCCGTCGAACGCGACGAGAAGGTGCTGCGCCGGCTGCGCGGGACCCCGATGCCGCCGGCGGCGTACTTCCTCGGCAAGGTGTGGATGGTGCTGGCCACCGGCCTCGCCGAGACCGCGATCCTGCTGCTGGTCGGCTCCACCCTGTTCGACCTCGATCTGCCGACGTCCGCCTCCAAGTGGCTGACCTTCGCCTGGATCTTCACCCTCGGCCTGGCCGGCTGCGCCCTGCTCGGCATCGCCATCAGCAGCCTGCCCAAGTCCGGCAAGAGCGCCAGCTCGGTCGTGGTCCTGCCGTTCCTGATCCTGCAGTTCATCTCGGGCGTCTTCATCCCCGTCCACCAGATCCCGGACTGGCTGCTGAACATCGGTGCGCTGTTCCCGCTCAAGTGGATGTGCCAGGGGCTGCGCGGGGTGTTCCTGCCGGAGTCCGCGGCCGTTCTCGAACAGGCCGGCGGCTGGGAGTATGGGCGGGTCGCCCTGGTCCTGGGTGCCTGGGTCGTGGGGGGTCTGGTCCTGTGTCTGATGACCTTCAAGTGGAAGAACCGCCGCGACGGCTGA
- a CDS encoding response regulator transcription factor, translating to MIRILLADDHPVVREGLRGMLSAEPDLEVVAEASNGPQAEALAARLVPEGGLDLILMDLRMPGGDGVESIARITAARLPVRVVVLTTYEEDRDILRAVEAGAAGYLLKDMARAELAAAVRAAVRGETVLAPTVAGRLVDRLRTRPSLPRLSEREVAVLRLVAEGATNAEIGRRLFVAESTVKTHMLRIFGKLEVTDRTAAVTTAMRHGLL from the coding sequence ATGATCCGCATCCTGCTGGCCGACGACCACCCGGTGGTACGGGAGGGGCTGCGCGGCATGCTCAGCGCCGAACCGGACCTGGAGGTCGTCGCGGAGGCCTCGAACGGCCCCCAGGCGGAGGCACTGGCCGCGCGGCTGGTCCCCGAAGGCGGCCTGGACCTGATCCTGATGGACCTGCGGATGCCGGGCGGCGACGGAGTCGAATCGATCGCCCGCATCACGGCGGCGCGGCTGCCGGTACGGGTGGTGGTGCTGACCACCTACGAGGAGGACCGGGACATCCTGCGGGCGGTGGAGGCGGGGGCGGCGGGCTACCTGCTGAAGGACATGGCGCGGGCGGAACTGGCGGCCGCGGTCCGGGCGGCCGTGCGCGGCGAGACGGTCCTCGCCCCGACGGTGGCCGGCCGCCTGGTCGACCGGCTCCGCACCCGCCCGTCGCTGCCGCGGCTCTCGGAGCGCGAGGTGGCGGTGCTCCGCCTGGTCGCGGAGGGCGCGACCAATGCCGAGATCGGCCGCCGCCTGTTCGTGGCGGAGTCCACGGTCAAGACGCACATGCTGCGCATCTTCGGAAAGCTGGAGGTCACGGACCGCACGGCGGCGGTCACCACGGCCATGCGGCACGGCCTGCTGTAG
- a CDS encoding sensor histidine kinase, protein MEEPPRRLTAFAKAAGARESHVWDRAFGPWILYFAVVWVATAAFVLGADFPALPYRVLAVSLLALLVPWFLRAGRPLLVQEPGAEPRSSARYLGVALALFLPAASLVGETRLITFALAPQCFMLLPLRRAIGAVGLVSLLPVAGWALVWRPEGSHVFVSAISALVTFAFSAFFGAWTVRIIEQSQDRASLIAELDASREEVARLSAERGAHAERERMSREIHDTLAQGFTSLLMLVQAVQSELDTDPERARHHLELMAVTARQNLAEARALVAGGAPADLDGGSLPDAVRRLAARHDPPAAVSVTGEVRPLAAVLEVVALRSCQESLSNAAKHAGPRARCAVSLAYGGCELTLTVRDTGRGFDPSAPAPGYGLRGLFARAAEVGGTAAVDSAASAGTTVTVTLPIR, encoded by the coding sequence GTGGAAGAACCGCCGCGACGGCTGACCGCCTTCGCCAAGGCGGCCGGGGCGCGCGAGTCCCACGTCTGGGACCGCGCGTTCGGGCCGTGGATCCTCTACTTCGCGGTCGTGTGGGTCGCGACCGCGGCCTTCGTCCTCGGCGCGGACTTCCCCGCACTGCCGTACCGGGTCCTCGCCGTGAGCCTGCTCGCCCTCCTGGTCCCCTGGTTCCTCCGCGCCGGACGCCCGCTGCTCGTGCAGGAGCCCGGCGCCGAACCGCGCTCGTCCGCCCGATACCTGGGTGTGGCGCTGGCCCTCTTCCTGCCCGCCGCCTCCCTCGTCGGCGAGACCCGGCTGATCACCTTCGCCCTCGCCCCGCAGTGCTTCATGCTGCTGCCCCTGCGGCGCGCGATCGGCGCGGTGGGCCTGGTGTCGCTGCTGCCGGTGGCCGGCTGGGCCCTGGTGTGGCGGCCGGAGGGGAGCCACGTCTTCGTGAGCGCGATCAGTGCGCTCGTCACCTTCGCCTTCTCCGCCTTCTTCGGCGCCTGGACCGTCCGGATCATCGAGCAGAGCCAGGACCGGGCCTCCCTCATCGCGGAACTCGACGCCAGCCGGGAGGAGGTGGCCCGGCTCTCCGCCGAACGCGGCGCCCACGCCGAAAGGGAACGCATGTCCCGCGAGATCCACGACACCCTCGCCCAGGGCTTCACCAGTCTGCTGATGCTCGTACAGGCCGTGCAGTCGGAGCTGGACACCGATCCGGAGCGGGCCCGGCACCATCTGGAGCTGATGGCCGTCACCGCCCGGCAGAACCTGGCCGAGGCCCGCGCCCTGGTGGCGGGCGGCGCGCCCGCGGATCTCGACGGCGGTTCGCTGCCCGACGCGGTACGACGCCTCGCGGCCCGGCACGATCCGCCGGCGGCCGTCTCGGTGACGGGGGAGGTCCGGCCGCTGGCCGCGGTCCTGGAGGTGGTGGCCCTGCGCTCCTGCCAGGAGTCCCTGTCGAACGCCGCCAAGCACGCCGGACCGCGGGCGCGCTGCGCGGTGTCCCTCGCGTACGGCGGTTGCGAACTGACCCTCACGGTCCGGGACACCGGCCGGGGCTTCGACCCGTCGGCCCCCGCACCGGGCTACGGCCTGCGGGGCCTGTTCGCCCGCGCGGCCGAGGTGGGCGGCACGGCGGCGGTCGACAGCGCCGCCTCGGCCGGCACCACCGTCACCGTCACCCTCCCGATCCGCTGA
- a CDS encoding HNH endonuclease family protein: MGRRALLIAVTAVLLLSGCHHADGDGAQASAAALVAQVPLASAGFPPAPATAKTQLGKLRVEWGKNWETYKRENFGKYWSDETDAIGGRNGCDTRDDVLRRDLRELREGDRNPCVVLSGVLKDPYTGKELPYYYRRASQIQTDHVVALGAAWRGGAYAWTPQRRLEYANDLDVLLAVDKQTNYDKSSKTADKWKPPQKGYWCEYARRYTGIKAKYGLSVTPPEKQALDEMLGTCP; this comes from the coding sequence ATGGGACGCCGGGCTTTGCTCATCGCCGTGACGGCAGTACTGCTGCTCAGTGGGTGCCACCACGCGGACGGCGACGGGGCGCAGGCCAGCGCCGCCGCACTCGTCGCCCAGGTCCCCCTCGCGAGCGCCGGGTTCCCGCCCGCCCCGGCCACCGCCAAGACCCAGCTGGGCAAGCTCAGGGTCGAGTGGGGCAAGAACTGGGAGACGTACAAGCGCGAGAACTTCGGCAAGTACTGGTCCGACGAGACCGACGCCATCGGTGGCCGCAACGGGTGCGACACCCGCGACGACGTCCTGCGCCGGGACCTCCGGGAGCTGCGCGAGGGCGACAGGAACCCCTGCGTCGTGCTCTCCGGAGTGCTGAAGGACCCGTACACGGGGAAGGAGCTCCCCTATTACTACCGCCGCGCCTCGCAGATCCAGACCGACCACGTCGTCGCCCTCGGCGCCGCCTGGCGCGGGGGCGCGTACGCCTGGACCCCGCAGCGGCGCCTGGAGTACGCCAACGACCTGGACGTGCTGCTCGCCGTGGACAAGCAGACGAACTACGACAAGAGCAGCAAGACCGCGGACAAGTGGAAGCCGCCCCAGAAGGGCTACTGGTGCGAGTACGCGCGGCGGTACACGGGGATCAAGGCGAAGTACGGGCTCTCCGTGACCCCTCCGGAGAAGCAGGCGCTGGACGAGATGCTCGGCACCTGCCCGTAG
- a CDS encoding ABC transporter ATP-binding protein, with protein sequence MTQNAVEVRGLRKQYGEVTAVDGLDLTIRRGEVFGLLGPNGAGKSTTVEILQGHRERDGGEVLVLGADPATAGRAWRSRVGIVWQDESAPAELTVRETVEHFARYYPAPRDPAEVIALVGLEEKRGHRLKSLSGGQRRRLDVALGVIGDPELLLLDEPTTGFDPAARRQFWDLIRLLSDSGTTIVLTTHYLEEAEALADRLAVIARGKVVAEGEPAALRARLGTGATVEWTDRDGSPRSAATETPTRTVAELAARFDGEVPDLRITRPTLEDVYLRLTGQLDPNTTRQEESR encoded by the coding sequence ATGACACAGAACGCGGTGGAAGTACGGGGGCTCCGCAAGCAGTACGGCGAAGTCACCGCGGTGGACGGACTGGACCTGACGATCCGGCGGGGCGAGGTCTTCGGCCTCCTGGGGCCCAACGGCGCCGGCAAGAGCACCACGGTGGAAATACTCCAGGGGCACCGGGAGCGGGACGGCGGCGAGGTGCTCGTCCTCGGCGCGGACCCCGCGACCGCCGGCCGGGCCTGGCGCTCGCGCGTCGGCATCGTCTGGCAGGACGAGTCGGCGCCCGCCGAACTGACGGTACGGGAGACGGTCGAGCACTTCGCCCGCTACTACCCGGCCCCGCGCGATCCGGCCGAGGTGATCGCCCTGGTCGGTCTGGAGGAAAAGCGCGGCCACCGGCTCAAGAGCCTCTCCGGCGGGCAGCGGCGCCGCCTCGACGTGGCGCTCGGGGTGATCGGCGACCCCGAACTGCTGCTCCTGGACGAGCCCACGACCGGCTTCGACCCGGCGGCCCGGCGGCAGTTCTGGGACCTGATCCGGCTGCTGTCCGACTCGGGCACCACCATCGTGCTCACCACCCACTACCTGGAGGAGGCCGAGGCCCTCGCCGACCGGCTCGCGGTCATCGCCCGCGGCAAGGTCGTGGCCGAGGGCGAACCGGCCGCGCTGCGCGCCCGGCTCGGGACCGGCGCCACCGTCGAGTGGACGGACCGGGACGGCAGCCCGCGCAGCGCCGCCACCGAGACGCCCACCCGTACGGTCGCCGAACTGGCCGCCCGCTTCGACGGGGAGGTCCCGGACCTGAGGATCACCCGCCCCACCCTGGAGGACGTGTACCTGCGCCTCACGGGCCAGCTCGACCCGAACACGACGCGGCAGGAGGAGTCCCGATGA